In a genomic window of Azospirillum baldaniorum:
- a CDS encoding sigma-54-dependent transcriptional regulator, which produces MTVLLIDDDHEVLDASRQTLELEGFAVEATTRPEDALDRLGPSWPGVVVTDVRMPGMDGFALLERVRAADPEVPVVLVTGHGDIAMAMRAVRGGAYDFIEKPAEPGHLVEVVRRALEHRRLVLENRSLRAQLAGGGSLEARIIGRSAAIERLRAAVAGLADAEVDVLLFGETGTGKELIARSLHDAGRRRAGNFVALNCGALPDTIIESELFGHEPGAFTGAQGRRIGKLEHADGGTLFLDEIESMPMHLQVKLLRVLQERVIERVGGNRPIPLDLRVVAATKVDLLRLAGEGKFREDLYYRLNVVTVPLPPLRERREDVPLLLRHFLDAAAARARRPAPPVDGAALARLAAHGWPGNVRELRNVAERMALGLGDGLAGGPVSGAGGGGIEPLAEQMDRVEKQLVEDALARCGGRVGETADKLGITRKTLYLKMRHHGLHRGDFTEE; this is translated from the coding sequence ATGACCGTTCTTCTGATCGACGACGACCACGAGGTGCTGGACGCCAGCCGCCAGACGCTGGAGCTGGAAGGCTTCGCGGTGGAGGCGACGACCCGGCCCGAAGACGCCCTGGACCGGCTCGGCCCGTCCTGGCCGGGCGTGGTCGTGACCGACGTGCGCATGCCCGGGATGGACGGCTTCGCGCTGCTGGAGCGGGTGCGCGCCGCCGACCCGGAGGTGCCGGTGGTGCTGGTGACCGGGCACGGCGACATCGCCATGGCGATGCGCGCGGTGCGCGGCGGCGCCTACGACTTCATCGAGAAGCCGGCCGAGCCCGGCCATCTCGTGGAGGTGGTGCGCCGCGCGCTGGAGCACCGGCGGCTGGTGCTGGAGAACCGCAGCCTGCGGGCGCAGCTCGCCGGCGGCGGCTCGCTGGAGGCGCGCATCATCGGCCGCTCCGCCGCCATCGAGCGGCTGCGCGCCGCCGTGGCCGGGCTGGCCGACGCCGAGGTGGACGTCCTGCTGTTCGGCGAGACCGGAACCGGCAAGGAGCTGATCGCCCGCAGCCTGCACGACGCCGGGCGGCGGCGGGCCGGCAACTTCGTCGCGCTGAATTGCGGCGCGCTGCCCGACACCATCATCGAGAGCGAGCTGTTCGGCCACGAGCCCGGCGCCTTCACCGGCGCGCAGGGGCGGCGCATCGGCAAGCTGGAGCACGCCGACGGCGGCACGCTGTTCCTCGACGAGATCGAGAGCATGCCGATGCACCTCCAGGTCAAGCTGCTGCGCGTGCTGCAGGAGCGGGTGATCGAGCGGGTCGGCGGCAACCGGCCGATCCCGCTCGACCTGCGCGTGGTCGCCGCCACCAAGGTTGATCTGCTGCGGCTGGCCGGGGAGGGCAAGTTCCGCGAGGATCTCTACTACCGCCTGAACGTGGTCACCGTTCCGCTTCCGCCCCTGCGCGAGCGGCGGGAAGACGTGCCGCTGCTGCTGCGCCATTTCCTCGACGCCGCCGCGGCCCGCGCCCGCCGCCCGGCGCCGCCGGTGGACGGGGCGGCGCTGGCCCGTCTGGCCGCCCATGGCTGGCCGGGCAACGTCCGCGAGCTGCGCAACGTCGCCGAGCGCATGGCCCTGGGCCTGGGCGACGGTCTGGCGGGCGGACCGGTGAGTGGGGCAGGGGGCGGTGGAATCGAACCCCTGGCCGAGCAGATGGATCGTGTCGAGAAGCAGCTCGTCGAGGATGCGCTGGCCCGCTGCGGCGGGCGGGTCGGCGAGACGGCGGACAAGCTGGGCATCACCCGCAAGACCCTGTACCTGAAGATGCGCCACCACGGCCTGCACCGCGGCGACTTCACCGAGGAATGA
- a CDS encoding bifunctional aspartate transaminase/aspartate 4-decarboxylase: MDSIDYSRYAKLSPFELKDELIKLASGRENRLMLNAGRGNPNFLATLPRRAFFRLGLFAVAEAELSFSYMPNGVGGLPRLEGIEGRFERYVSEHRDQEGVVFLGRALSYVRDQLGLSGSGFLHEMVEGVLGANYPVPPRMLAISEDVVRHYLVKEMVGGFLPPGSVDLFAVEGGTAAMTYIFNSMKQNGLVERGDKVAIGLPVFTPYIEIPELDEYGLTEVAINADPAKGWQYPDAELDKLKDPAVKVFFCVNPSNPPSVKMDDRSLDRIAAIVKNERKDLIILTDDVYGTFADNFRSLFAVCPENTMLVYSFSKYFGATGWRLGVIATHKTNVCDQRIAALPEERKAALDRRYGSLVPDVRGLRFIDRLVADSRTVALNHTAGLSTPQQVQMVLFSLFALMDEQDGYKAELKKVIRRREAALYRELGLPTLSDPNAVDYYTLLDLEDIALKLYGPDYAAWVKANFVPNDLLFRIAAETGIVLLPGKGFGTLQPAARVSLANLNEYEYAAIGRSLRGMADQSHEEFTRQRQGGDAPDGVTKPN, encoded by the coding sequence ATGGACTCGATCGATTACAGCCGATACGCGAAGCTCAGTCCCTTCGAACTGAAGGACGAACTGATCAAGCTCGCCTCCGGCCGCGAGAACCGGCTGATGCTCAACGCGGGGCGCGGCAACCCGAACTTCCTGGCGACCCTGCCGCGGCGGGCCTTCTTCCGGCTGGGCCTGTTCGCCGTCGCCGAGGCCGAGCTGTCCTTCTCCTACATGCCGAACGGCGTCGGCGGCCTGCCGCGGCTCGAGGGCATCGAGGGCCGGTTCGAGCGCTACGTCTCGGAGCACCGCGACCAGGAGGGGGTGGTGTTTCTCGGCCGCGCGCTGAGCTACGTGCGCGACCAGCTCGGCCTCTCGGGCTCCGGCTTCCTGCACGAGATGGTGGAGGGGGTGCTGGGGGCGAACTACCCGGTGCCGCCGCGCATGCTGGCGATCAGCGAGGATGTCGTCCGGCACTATCTGGTGAAGGAGATGGTCGGCGGCTTCCTGCCGCCCGGCAGTGTCGATCTGTTCGCGGTCGAGGGCGGTACCGCGGCGATGACCTACATCTTCAATTCGATGAAGCAGAACGGGCTGGTCGAGCGGGGCGACAAGGTCGCCATCGGCCTGCCGGTCTTCACCCCCTACATCGAAATCCCGGAGCTCGACGAGTACGGGTTGACGGAGGTCGCCATCAACGCCGACCCGGCCAAGGGCTGGCAGTACCCGGACGCCGAGCTGGACAAGCTGAAGGACCCGGCGGTCAAGGTGTTTTTCTGCGTCAACCCCAGCAACCCGCCCTCGGTCAAGATGGACGACCGCAGCCTCGACCGCATCGCCGCCATCGTGAAGAACGAGCGGAAGGACCTGATCATCCTGACCGACGATGTCTACGGCACCTTCGCCGACAATTTCCGGTCGCTGTTCGCCGTCTGCCCCGAAAACACCATGCTGGTCTATTCCTTCTCGAAGTATTTCGGGGCGACGGGATGGCGGCTGGGCGTCATCGCCACCCACAAGACGAACGTCTGCGACCAGCGGATCGCCGCCCTGCCGGAGGAGCGCAAGGCGGCGCTCGACCGCCGCTACGGCTCGCTGGTCCCGGACGTGCGCGGCCTGCGCTTCATCGACCGGCTGGTCGCCGACAGCCGCACCGTGGCGCTGAACCACACCGCCGGGCTGTCCACGCCGCAGCAGGTGCAGATGGTGCTGTTCTCGCTGTTCGCCCTGATGGACGAGCAGGACGGCTACAAGGCCGAGCTGAAGAAGGTCATCCGCCGGCGCGAGGCCGCCCTGTACCGCGAGCTGGGCCTGCCGACGCTGTCCGACCCGAACGCGGTGGATTACTACACGCTCCTCGACCTGGAGGACATCGCGCTGAAGCTCTACGGCCCGGACTACGCGGCCTGGGTGAAGGCGAACTTCGTTCCGAACGATCTGCTGTTCCGCATCGCCGCGGAGACCGGCATTGTCCTGCTGCCGGGCAAGGGCTTCGGCACCCTGCAACCGGCCGCCCGCGTCTCGCTGGCCAATCTGAACGAGTACGAATACGCGGCGATCGGGCGCTCGCTGCGCGGAATGGCCGACCAGTCCCACGAGGAGTTCACGAGGCAGCGGCAGGGCGGGGACGCGCCGGACGGCGTGACCAAGCCCAACTGA
- the aspT gene encoding aspartate-alanine antiporter, with product MSWLHSIVNQSPEIALFLSLAGGYWIGKFQFGKFQLGGVAGSLLVAVVISQIGVSIDNGVKAVLFALFIYAVGFESGPKFFQSLGRQSIREIILAAVLAISGLVTVVIMARLTGLDKGLAAGIASGGLTQSAIIGTASSAIGKLGLPAEEVQRLQGNVAVGYAVTYIFGSFGAILVCVNLLPWIMKRGIRDDAIKAETAMLAGAHFLARGEEYAMPPLVGRLYRIERAAGRTVAQIEADSADGPVSVERVKRNNALIGMQPDLRLEAGDVVLLVGRRSGVVGLADTLGPELQSSQGMDLIMLVRDVAIANPAFVHRTVAEIRKLSSANLYHGVYVTGLKRSDRPLPLAPDTVIEAGDVVTLYGTAEDVQRVAASVGTEVIASDKTDFIYHGLGLALGLLVGLAVIRIGDIPLTLGSGGGALLAGLLFGWYRTRNLAIGNMPTPASTLLRDLGLAGFVAVVGLQSGRQAVSTVVESGLSIFLVGVVVTLVPMIITLFVGRYLLRYDNAAIFAGALAGSRSANPAFGEVLDKAGNSIPTVPFAITYALANVFLTLLGPLVVAFV from the coding sequence ATGTCATGGCTCCACTCGATCGTCAATCAATCCCCAGAAATTGCGTTATTTCTCTCCCTGGCCGGCGGCTATTGGATCGGTAAATTTCAATTTGGCAAATTTCAGCTTGGCGGCGTCGCCGGATCATTGCTGGTCGCCGTGGTGATCAGCCAGATCGGCGTGTCCATCGACAACGGCGTCAAAGCGGTTCTGTTCGCTTTGTTCATTTATGCGGTCGGCTTTGAAAGCGGGCCGAAGTTTTTCCAATCGCTCGGCCGGCAGTCGATCCGCGAAATCATCCTGGCGGCGGTGCTGGCGATCAGCGGTCTGGTCACCGTCGTGATCATGGCCCGCTTGACCGGTCTCGACAAAGGCTTGGCGGCGGGCATCGCGTCCGGCGGGCTGACCCAGTCGGCGATCATCGGCACCGCCAGTTCCGCCATCGGCAAACTCGGGCTGCCGGCGGAGGAGGTGCAGCGCCTCCAGGGCAACGTCGCGGTCGGCTACGCCGTCACCTACATCTTCGGGTCGTTCGGCGCCATCCTGGTCTGCGTCAACCTGCTGCCTTGGATCATGAAGCGCGGCATCCGCGACGACGCCATCAAGGCGGAAACCGCGATGCTGGCCGGCGCCCATTTTCTGGCGCGGGGTGAGGAATACGCCATGCCGCCCCTGGTCGGGCGCCTGTACCGGATCGAGCGGGCGGCCGGGCGGACGGTGGCGCAGATCGAGGCGGACTCCGCCGACGGTCCGGTCAGCGTGGAGCGGGTGAAGCGCAACAACGCGTTGATCGGGATGCAGCCGGACCTGCGGCTGGAGGCCGGGGACGTCGTGCTGCTGGTCGGGAGGCGGTCCGGGGTCGTCGGCCTCGCCGACACGCTCGGCCCGGAGCTTCAGTCCTCGCAGGGCATGGACCTCATCATGCTGGTGCGCGACGTCGCCATCGCCAACCCCGCCTTCGTGCACCGCACCGTCGCCGAGATCCGCAAGCTGTCCTCCGCCAACCTGTACCACGGCGTCTATGTGACCGGCCTCAAGCGGAGCGACCGGCCGCTGCCGCTCGCCCCCGACACGGTGATCGAGGCCGGCGACGTCGTCACGCTCTACGGCACCGCCGAGGACGTGCAGCGCGTCGCCGCGTCGGTGGGGACGGAGGTCATCGCGAGCGACAAGACCGACTTCATCTACCATGGACTGGGGCTGGCGCTGGGCCTGCTCGTCGGTCTGGCCGTCATCCGCATCGGCGACATCCCGCTGACGCTGGGCAGCGGCGGCGGCGCCCTGCTGGCCGGGCTGCTGTTCGGCTGGTACCGCACCCGCAACCTCGCCATCGGCAACATGCCGACACCGGCCTCCACGCTTCTGCGCGACCTCGGTCTGGCCGGTTTCGTCGCCGTGGTCGGCCTGCAATCGGGCCGGCAGGCCGTCAGCACCGTGGTCGAAAGCGGGTTGAGCATCTTCCTGGTCGGCGTGGTGGTGACGCTGGTGCCGATGATCATCACCCTGTTCGTCGGCCGCTACCTGCTGCGCTACGACAACGCGGCCATCTTCGCCGGCGCGCTCGCCGGATCGCGGAGCGCCAACCCCGCCTTCGGCGAGGTGCTCGACAAGGCGGGCAACTCGATCCCGACCGTTCCCTTCGCCATCACCTACGCGCTGGCGAACGTCTTCCTCACCCTGCTGGGGCCGCTGGTGGTGGCCTTCGTGTGA
- a CDS encoding ABC transporter substrate-binding protein, translating into MSRTLHGVAAALAVLLASSTAAFAQDPSGKLVVVTSFPKDLTSAFQQAFQKAYPKVTLEVLNRNTNAGVKYLQETASNNGTDLFWASAPDAFEVLKGANLLQAYKPKVEGIPEKVGAYPINDPEGMYAGFAASGYGIMWNSRYMKANELPAPKEWSDLAKPVYYDHVAISAPSRSGTTHLTIETILQGEGWEKGWRTNKEIAGNYRTITERSFGVPDGVNSGSFGIGIVIDFFALSSQASGFPVEFVYPTVTTIVPANIGIVKNAPNKAAAETFVDFILSPQGQEVLLQPAIRRLPVNPATYAKAPADYPNPFKDTSLGSQVNFDVEVSQARYNVVDALFDQLITFQLDGLKAATRAIHQADAALAKKPNDKAKALLAEARDLVAAMPVTAQEAADPQLSGAFTVERKSATDAVPERQAQVEQKWAAFAKDNYAAARKKAEEALALAR; encoded by the coding sequence ATGTCTCGCACGCTGCATGGCGTCGCGGCCGCCCTGGCCGTCCTGCTTGCTTCCAGCACCGCCGCCTTCGCCCAGGACCCGTCGGGCAAGCTGGTCGTCGTCACCTCCTTCCCGAAGGACCTGACCAGCGCCTTCCAGCAGGCCTTCCAGAAGGCCTATCCGAAGGTCACGCTGGAGGTTCTGAACCGCAACACCAACGCGGGCGTGAAGTATCTCCAGGAAACGGCGTCGAACAACGGCACCGACCTGTTCTGGGCCTCCGCTCCCGACGCCTTCGAGGTTCTGAAGGGCGCCAACCTGCTGCAGGCCTACAAGCCGAAGGTCGAGGGCATCCCGGAGAAGGTCGGCGCCTACCCGATCAACGATCCCGAGGGCATGTACGCCGGCTTCGCCGCCTCGGGCTATGGCATCATGTGGAACAGCCGCTACATGAAGGCCAACGAGCTGCCGGCCCCCAAGGAGTGGTCGGACCTCGCCAAGCCGGTCTATTACGACCACGTCGCCATCTCCGCCCCGTCGCGCTCCGGCACCACGCACCTGACCATCGAGACCATCCTCCAGGGCGAGGGCTGGGAGAAGGGCTGGCGGACCAACAAGGAGATCGCCGGCAACTACCGCACCATCACCGAGCGCAGCTTCGGCGTGCCGGACGGCGTGAACTCCGGCAGCTTCGGCATCGGCATCGTGATCGACTTCTTCGCGCTGTCGTCCCAGGCCTCGGGCTTCCCGGTGGAGTTCGTCTATCCGACGGTCACCACCATCGTGCCGGCCAACATCGGCATCGTGAAGAACGCCCCCAACAAGGCCGCCGCCGAGACCTTCGTCGACTTCATCCTGTCGCCGCAGGGCCAGGAGGTCCTGTTGCAGCCGGCCATCCGCCGCCTGCCGGTCAACCCGGCGACCTACGCCAAGGCCCCGGCCGATTACCCGAACCCGTTCAAGGACACCTCGCTGGGCTCGCAGGTGAACTTCGACGTCGAGGTGTCGCAGGCCCGCTACAACGTGGTGGACGCGCTGTTCGACCAGCTCATCACCTTCCAGCTCGACGGGCTGAAGGCGGCGACCCGCGCCATCCATCAGGCCGACGCCGCGCTGGCCAAGAAGCCCAACGACAAGGCCAAGGCGCTGCTGGCCGAGGCGCGCGACCTCGTCGCCGCCATGCCGGTGACCGCCCAGGAGGCCGCCGACCCGCAGCTCTCCGGCGCCTTCACGGTGGAGCGCAAGAGCGCCACCGACGCCGTGCCGGAGCGTCAGGCCCAGGTCGAGCAGAAGTGGGCCGCCTTCGCCAAGGACAACTACGCCGCCGCCCGCAAGAAGGCCGAAGAGGCCCTGGCGCTGGCCCGCTGA
- a CDS encoding ABC transporter permease, with amino-acid sequence MTSLALTRESIARVRPGPAVAAVLIALFLLLFLVVPVVQVIFVAFQDKTTGSFTLINFVDFFRNDLFMRSFWNSFYVSAMSVVVASALALPLAYLTTRFEFRGAVLIQSLGIIPLIMPPFIGAVAMQLLFGRNGTVNLLLRDHFGISIPFMEGLNGVIFVQSIHYFPFILINLSASLKNIDRAMEESAQNLGCHGFRLFRRIVFPLAMPGYVAGASLVFIKVFDDLGTPLLLNVNDMLAPQAYLRISSIGIADPMGYVISVVLIVCSLLALWVSALAMKGKDYATVQRGGGGLARRRMKPLELVAAYAVVLLILVLVLAPHIGLTLLSFATIWSFSPFPDAFTMKHYGTVFLESGQYITNTLLYASLAALLDVVIGTAIAYLVLRSKLPGRQWLDYIAMAALAVPGVVLGIGYLRSFYDVPMPFTGQPLSGFWLILVFALAIRRLPYALRACTAALQQVSNSLEEAAENLGATKLRTISRVVVPLMSGGILAGFVTSFATAAVELSATIMLVHSQSDAPLAYGLYVYMQSAAGRGPGAALGVFAVVIVGLGTYLSHVIIERGRRERGQDH; translated from the coding sequence ATGACGTCTCTTGCGCTCACGCGCGAAAGCATCGCGCGCGTGCGGCCGGGGCCGGCGGTGGCGGCTGTGCTGATCGCGCTGTTCCTGCTGCTGTTCCTCGTCGTGCCGGTCGTCCAGGTCATCTTCGTCGCCTTCCAGGACAAGACGACCGGGTCCTTCACCCTGATCAACTTCGTCGACTTCTTCCGGAACGACCTGTTCATGCGGTCGTTCTGGAACTCCTTCTACGTCTCCGCCATGTCGGTGGTGGTGGCGAGCGCGCTGGCCCTGCCGCTGGCCTACTTGACGACGCGCTTCGAGTTCCGCGGCGCCGTGCTGATCCAGAGCCTGGGCATCATCCCGCTGATCATGCCGCCCTTCATCGGTGCGGTGGCGATGCAGCTCCTGTTCGGGCGCAACGGCACGGTCAACCTGCTGCTGCGCGACCATTTCGGCATCTCCATCCCGTTCATGGAGGGGCTGAACGGCGTCATCTTCGTGCAGAGCATCCACTATTTCCCGTTCATCCTCATCAACCTGTCGGCCAGCCTGAAGAACATCGACCGGGCGATGGAGGAATCGGCGCAGAACCTCGGCTGCCACGGCTTCCGGCTGTTCCGCCGCATCGTCTTCCCGCTGGCCATGCCGGGCTACGTCGCCGGCGCGTCGCTGGTCTTCATCAAGGTGTTCGACGACCTCGGCACGCCGCTGCTGCTGAACGTCAACGACATGCTGGCGCCGCAGGCCTACCTGCGCATCTCCTCCATCGGTATCGCCGACCCGATGGGCTACGTGATCTCGGTGGTGCTGATCGTCTGCTCGCTGCTCGCCCTCTGGGTGTCGGCGCTGGCGATGAAGGGCAAGGACTACGCGACCGTCCAGCGCGGCGGCGGCGGTCTGGCGCGGCGGCGCATGAAGCCGCTGGAGCTGGTGGCGGCCTACGCCGTCGTTCTGCTGATCCTGGTGCTGGTGCTGGCGCCGCACATCGGCCTGACGCTGCTGTCCTTCGCGACGATCTGGTCCTTCAGCCCGTTCCCCGACGCCTTCACGATGAAGCATTACGGGACCGTCTTCCTGGAGAGCGGCCAGTACATCACCAACACGCTGCTCTACGCCTCGCTGGCGGCATTGCTCGACGTGGTGATCGGCACGGCCATCGCCTATCTGGTGCTGCGTAGCAAGCTGCCGGGCCGGCAATGGCTGGACTACATCGCCATGGCGGCGCTGGCGGTGCCGGGCGTGGTGCTGGGCATCGGCTATCTGCGCAGCTTCTACGACGTGCCCATGCCCTTCACCGGGCAGCCGCTGTCCGGCTTCTGGCTGATCCTGGTCTTCGCGCTGGCGATCCGCCGCCTGCCCTACGCGCTGCGCGCCTGCACCGCGGCCCTGCAGCAGGTCAGCAACTCGCTGGAGGAGGCGGCCGAGAATCTGGGCGCCACCAAGCTGCGCACCATCAGCCGCGTGGTCGTGCCGCTGATGTCCGGCGGCATCCTGGCCGGCTTCGTCACCAGCTTCGCCACCGCGGCGGTCGAGCTGTCGGCGACCATCATGCTCGTCCATTCGCAGAGCGACGCGCCGCTGGCCTACGGCCTCTACGTCTACATGCAGTCGGCGGCCGGGCGCGGTCCCGGGGCGGCGCTGGGCGTCTTCGCCGTCGTCATCGTCGGGCTGGGAACCTACCTGTCGCACGTCATCATCGAGCGGGGCCGGCGCGAGCGCGGCCAGGACCATTGA
- a CDS encoding ABC transporter ATP-binding protein, whose translation MNHQFSPTSLAAGMESVGVRIDGVDLSYGSHRVLKDIHLDIKPGEFFAFLGPSGCGKTTLLRLIAGFNTAQRGAVTIGGRDISGLPAHKRDVGMVFQSYALWPHMTVRRNVAFGLEERRVPRAEIERRVDAALDLVGLKHLADRRPSQLSGGQQQRVALARTIVIEPKVLLLDEPLSNLDAKLRVQMRQELLSLQRKLGLTTIFVTHDQEEANTICDRIAVMEDGIVQQVGTPQELYDHPANLFVAGFLGTANVLEGQVRAVDGGTAFVMGGGVPIPLPHGVEPGAAGKLMFRPQNLFIRQDGGPPRAGHVRLMGVVRHREFLGASIRYAVDIGGQQVQVDAPHQAGDALLPTDTPITLDLAADKARFLRR comes from the coding sequence ATGAACCATCAATTCTCCCCCACCTCCCTGGCCGCCGGAATGGAGAGCGTCGGCGTCCGCATCGATGGCGTGGACCTGTCCTACGGCAGCCACCGCGTGCTGAAGGACATCCATCTCGACATCAAGCCAGGGGAGTTCTTCGCCTTCCTCGGCCCGTCGGGCTGCGGCAAGACCACGCTGCTGCGGCTGATCGCCGGCTTCAACACGGCGCAGCGCGGGGCGGTGACGATCGGCGGGCGCGACATCTCGGGCCTGCCGGCGCACAAGCGCGACGTCGGCATGGTGTTCCAGAGCTACGCGCTGTGGCCGCACATGACGGTGCGCCGCAACGTCGCCTTCGGGCTGGAGGAGCGGCGCGTGCCGCGCGCCGAGATCGAGCGGCGGGTGGACGCGGCGCTCGACCTCGTCGGGCTGAAGCATCTGGCCGACCGCCGCCCGTCGCAGCTCTCCGGCGGCCAGCAGCAGCGCGTCGCGCTTGCCCGCACGATCGTGATCGAGCCGAAGGTGCTGCTGCTGGACGAGCCGCTGTCGAACCTCGACGCCAAGCTGCGCGTGCAGATGCGCCAGGAGCTGCTGAGCCTTCAGCGCAAGCTGGGGCTGACCACCATCTTCGTCACCCACGACCAGGAGGAGGCCAACACCATCTGCGACCGCATCGCGGTGATGGAGGACGGCATCGTCCAGCAGGTGGGCACCCCGCAGGAACTGTACGACCACCCGGCCAACCTGTTCGTCGCCGGCTTCCTCGGCACCGCCAACGTGCTGGAAGGGCAGGTGCGCGCCGTGGACGGCGGGACGGCCTTCGTCATGGGCGGCGGCGTGCCGATCCCGCTGCCGCATGGCGTGGAGCCGGGGGCCGCGGGCAAGCTGATGTTCCGCCCGCAAAATCTCTTTATCCGCCAGGACGGCGGGCCGCCGCGCGCGGGCCATGTCCGGCTGATGGGCGTGGTGCGGCATCGCGAGTTCCTGGGCGCCTCGATCCGCTACGCGGTGGACATCGGGGGGCAGCAGGTGCAGGTTGACGCCCCGCACCAAGCCGGTGACGCGCTGCTGCCGACCGACACCCCGATCACCCTCGACCTCGCGGCCGACAAGGCCCGCTTCCTGCGCCGATAG
- the gph gene encoding phosphoglycolate phosphatase (PGP is an essential enzyme in the glycolate salvage pathway in higher organisms (photorespiration in plants). Phosphoglycolate results from the oxidase activity of RubisCO in the Calvin cycle when concentrations of carbon dioxide are low relative to oxygen. This enzyme is a member of the Haloacid Dehalogenase (HAD) superfamily of aspartate-nucleophile hydrolase enzymes (PF00702).) translates to MTSLLNRTFLRAVAFDLDGTLVDSAADLMHASNALLAELGRPPVDLPAVRSFIGDGVAKLVERVLTATGGLPGAEETAAHTRRFLAIYEADPSAHSALYPGVAETLTALSAAGLKLGVCTNKPMAATRRLLADLGIADRFTAVVGGDSFPSRKPSPEPVLGLLALMDVRPEETVFVGDNEHDVAAARAAGVAGVLVLRYGYARVPLDSLPHDGILERFGDLTGALSEGSPA, encoded by the coding sequence GTGACCAGCCTTCTCAACCGCACGTTCTTGCGTGCTGTCGCCTTCGATCTCGACGGCACGCTGGTGGACAGCGCCGCCGACCTGATGCACGCCTCCAACGCCCTGCTCGCCGAGCTGGGCCGCCCGCCGGTCGATCTGCCGGCGGTGCGCTCCTTCATCGGCGACGGGGTGGCCAAGCTGGTGGAGCGGGTCCTGACCGCCACCGGCGGCCTGCCCGGAGCGGAGGAGACGGCGGCCCACACCCGCCGCTTCCTGGCGATCTACGAGGCCGACCCCAGCGCTCACAGCGCGCTCTATCCCGGCGTCGCGGAGACGCTGACGGCGCTGTCCGCGGCCGGGCTGAAGCTGGGTGTTTGCACCAACAAGCCGATGGCGGCGACCCGGCGGCTGCTCGCCGACCTGGGCATCGCGGACCGCTTCACGGCGGTGGTCGGCGGCGACAGCTTCCCCAGCCGCAAGCCCTCGCCGGAGCCGGTGCTCGGCCTGCTCGCCCTGATGGATGTCCGGCCCGAGGAAACGGTGTTCGTCGGCGACAACGAGCATGACGTGGCCGCCGCCCGCGCCGCCGGGGTGGCGGGGGTGCTGGTGCTGCGCTACGGCTACGCGCGGGTGCCGCTCGACAGCCTTCCCCACGACGGCATCCTGGAGCGCTTCGGCGACCTGACGGGGGCGCTGTCCGAGGGTTCCCCGGCATGA
- a CDS encoding histidine phosphatase family protein: MSRPTLDRVVFCRHGETESNLGGWLAGSRDVSLTDRGRAQAHAAAAALTAQGSPVAAIYSSPQRRALETAGIIGAALGLPVAVVPGLEERRWGDLEGGAVPGDLLREEVPGGESLAAFQARVTAALSGLPIPADGQSPLIVAHAGTWHALCRWMGVDPDTLWPPNATPVTLTRGP, from the coding sequence ATGAGCCGTCCCACGCTGGATCGGGTCGTTTTCTGTCGGCATGGCGAGACGGAAAGCAACCTTGGCGGTTGGCTGGCCGGGTCGCGCGACGTGTCGCTGACCGACCGCGGGCGGGCGCAGGCCCACGCGGCGGCGGCGGCGCTGACCGCTCAGGGCAGTCCGGTCGCGGCCATTTATTCCAGCCCGCAGCGGCGCGCGCTGGAAACCGCCGGCATCATCGGCGCGGCGCTGGGCCTTCCGGTGGCCGTTGTCCCCGGTCTGGAGGAGCGGCGCTGGGGTGACCTGGAAGGGGGCGCCGTGCCGGGGGATCTCCTGCGCGAGGAGGTGCCGGGGGGTGAAAGCCTCGCCGCCTTCCAGGCCCGTGTCACCGCGGCGTTGAGCGGGTTGCCGATTCCGGCGGATGGGCAGTCCCCCTTGATCGTGGCGCACGCCGGCACGTGGCACGCCTTGTGCCGCTGGATGGGCGTCGACCCGGACACGCTCTGGCCGCCCAACGCGACCCCGGTCACGCTGACGCGCGGCCCCTGA